Proteins found in one Oncorhynchus tshawytscha isolate Ot180627B linkage group LG25, Otsh_v2.0, whole genome shotgun sequence genomic segment:
- the LOC112224506 gene encoding histone-lysine N-methyltransferase PRDM9 isoform X1 — protein sequence MITKIISNYRFQEDQVVQSTVMSEEVIVVEWADPGVSEEGCQVQIITDNPSAVFSDSLVQNILVNTVVQGQEEGHQLLDDNGNDLYCEECHTSNKDQCDVQGGLSFMLDSPTPMGIPQRALLTLPHGLVVGRSSIPGAGLGVLNQGPAVAPGMHFGPCEGEVTTRERAVASDYSWEVWNSKSESEYIDAARDTHSNWMRYVNCARNEEEGNLIALQYRGIVFFHCCRSIPPGDEFLFWPGGRFIERFRDPSDQIWLRKCTPSEFRTDLSSQVFLCCQCQLTFTTKSYLQKHTEKSHSLDLSPASELSELDNHLSNGNVKPDPMSSSSVGELAYRCPQCPKSFKQKGHVQRHMRNVHSKVKPYCCIHCRRCFAQLSCLARHQIRVHGKKKKQGIEEFMSEEVRGKSQPSPDRTQETESSTSDAPPTGTSVLFPCPHCPFSSTVESSLCQHMKSHDQREKVIKMQAFVEVREESTHKPESPELPSDALHTEPQTDEPAQRGEEANSCSQCGKSFKQKGHFQRHMRAVHSNVRPYCCPQCRKCFAQGYDLARHQLRVHGTKKKRRVVEVRGENLPRPASDSAWEPEPTFNDSPTETQTGRAPSQRLRNLRVKSTRTSKAKTKTNAPKQISTKKRSHSDPDSDLDMEKEIEGEAVGEEAQYSCTECQGTYDNPESLRSHQCIQVVVGPPPYSCSTCGVTFKRYTTLKKHKLNKHPKENMRYCCTRCGRFFSQAAGLQRHLEAEVCKDIQLSSEAVPCSYCQFSFTEERYLRKHVKRHHPEEYVSQASGLGSGLIPPEQKAVEGGEVHLCFQCGKSYKYVKCFKSHRCFQSVTAKRYLCNDCGKGFSCFYSLKQHQRIHTGEKPYRCSYCEKCFSHSGQLNVHVRIHTGEKPFLCTECGETFRQSGDLKRHERKHTGVKPCTCPECGKSFSRPQSLKAHQLLHNGEKLYKCDQCVKRFSRNYHLTRHHEKMHS from the exons ATGATAACGAAGATTATTAGTAATTACAGGTTTCAAGAAGATCAGGTTGTCCAG TCTACAGTGATGTCTGAAGAAGTGATCGTCGTGGAGTGGGCAGATCCTGGTGTGTCAGAGGAGGGATGCCAAGTCCAAATCATTACAGACAACCCCTCTGCAG TGTTCTCTGACAGCCTGGTCCAGAATATATTGGTGAACACTGTGGTACAAGGCCAAGAGGAGGGTCATCAACTACTAGATGACAACGGTAATGACCTCT ATTGTGAGGAGTGTCATACCTCCAACAAAGACCAGTGTGATGTCCAAGGTGGTCTGTCCTTCATGCTGGACTCTCCCACTCCAATGGGTATACCCCAGAGGGCCCTCCTCACCCTACCCCATGGGCTGGTGGTAGGCAGGTCCAGTATCCCAGGGGCAGGCCTGGGGGTCCTAAACCAAGGGCCAGCTGTGGCCCCAGGAATGCACTTTGGCCCCTGTGAGGGGGAGGTGACTACCAGGGAAAGAGCAGTAGCAAGTGACTATTCCTGGGAG GTCTGGAACAGTAAGAGTGAATCTGAGTACATTGACGCTGCACGAGACACTCATTCCAACTGGATGAG gtatgTTAACTGTGCTCGTAATGAAGAGGAGGGTAATCTCATAGCACTCCAGTACAGGGGGATTGTTTTCTTCCACTGCTGCCGCTCCATCCCCCCAGGAGATGAGTTCCTGTTTTGGCCTGGGGGCAGATTCATCGAAAGGTTTAGGGACCCCTCTGACCAAATCTGGCTCCGAAAGTGCACCCCTTCAG agTTTAGGACAGATTTGTCGTCTCAGGTTTTCCTCTGCTGTCAGTGCCAGCTTACTTTCACCACCAAGTCCTACCTTCAAAAACATACAGAGAAATCACACTCTCTGGACCTATCACCTGCGTCTGAACTGAGTGAGCTTGACAATCACCTTTCTAACGGCAATGTAAAGCCAGACCCGATGTCGTCGTCCTCTGTAGGGGAGTTGGCCTACCGGTGCCCTCAGTGTCCTAAGAGCTTTAAGCAGAAGGGCCACGTCCAGAGACACATGCGAAATGTCCACTCCAAGGTGAAACCGTACTGCTGCATCCATTGTAGGAGGTGTTTCGCTCAGCTGTCTTGTCTGGCCAGGCACCAGATACGAGTTCATggaaagaagaagaagcaggGAATAGAAGAGTTTATGTCTGAAGAGGTCAGAGGGAAGAGTCAGCCATCCCCTGACAGGACCCAGGAAACAGAGTCCTCCACCTCTGATGCTCCACCTACAGGGACCTCTGTCTTATTCCCGTGTCCTCATTGCCCATTCTCTTCTACTGTGGAGAGCAGCCTTTGTCAGCACATGAAGAGCCATGACCAAAGGGAAAAGGTCATCAAAATGCAGGCTTTTGtagaggtcagagaggagagCACCCATAAACCTGAATCCCCAGAACTCCCCTCTGATGCTCTACATACAGAGCCCCAGACAGATGAGCCGGCACAAAGAGGTGAGGAGGCCAACAGCTGctctcagtgtgggaagagctttaaACAGAAGGGTCACTTCCAAAGACACATGCGAGCTGTCCACTCCAACGTCAGACCCTACTGCTGCCCCCAGTGCAGGAAGTGTTTTGCTCAGGGGTATGACCTGGCGAGGCACCAGCTACGAGTTCATGGAACGAAGAAGAAGCGTCGAGTAGTAGAGGTCAGAGGTGAGAATCTGCCCCGGCCGGCCTCTGACAGCGCCTGGGAACCGGAGCCCACCTTCAATGATTCACCAACAGAGACCCAGACTGGAAGAGCTCCCTCTCAGAGACTAAGGAACCTCAGAGTAAAGTCCACCAGGACCTCTAAAGCCAAAACTAAGACAAACGCACCAAAACAAATCAGTACCAAGAAGAGATCCCATTCAGATCCTGATTCAGATCTGGACATGGAGAAGGAgattgagggagaggctgttggaGAGGAGGCCCAGTACAGCTGCACTGAGTGTCAGGGAACCTACgacaacccagagtctctcagatcCCATCAGTGCATCCAGGTCGTGGTGGGGCCGCCGCCGTATTCTTGCTCTACATGTGGGGTTACCTTCAAACGGTACACCACCCTGAAGAAGCACAAGCTCAACAAGCACCCGAAGGAAAATATGCGTTATTGCTGCACCCGCTGTGGAAGGTTCTTCAGTCAGGCTGCCGGTCTACAGCGCCACCTGGAGGCAGAAGTATGTAAGGACATCCAGCTGAGCTCTGAAGCTGTCCCCTGCTCCTACTGCCAATTCTCCTTCACCGAGGAGAGGTACCTCCGGAAGCACGTTAAGAGACACCACCCTGAGGAGTATGTCTCTCAGGCCTCAGGCCTGGGCTCAGGCCTCATTCCGCCAGAGCAGAAGGCCGTAGAGGGGGGAGAGGTCCACCTCTGctttcagtgtgggaagagctacAAGTATGTTAAATGCTTCAAATCGCACAGGTGTTTCCAGTCAGTCACAGCCAAACGGTACTTGTGCAATGACTGTGGGAAAGGTTTTTCTTGTTTCTACAGCCTTAAGCAGCATCAGcggattcacacaggagagaagccatacCGCTGTTCTTATTGCGAGAAGTGTTTTAGCCACTCTGGACAGCTGAATGTGCACGTGAggatacacacaggggagaagcctttccTGTGTACAGAGTGTGGAGAGACCTTCCGTCAATCTGGGGATCTGAAGCGCCATGAGAGAAAACACACTGGGGTGAAACCATGTACCTGTCCTGAATGTGGGAAAAGCTTCAGTCGACCTCAGAGTCTGAAAGCTCACCAGCTGCTGCACAACGGAGAGAAACTGTACAAGTGTGATCAGTGTGTCAAAAGGTTTTCACGAAATTATCACCTGACGAGACACCATGAAAAGATGCACTCATAA
- the LOC112224506 gene encoding histone-lysine N-methyltransferase PRDM9 isoform X3 has protein sequence MESTVMSEEVIVVEWADPGVSEEGCQVQIITDNPSAVFSDSLVQNILVNTVVQGQEEGHQLLDDNGNDLYCEECHTSNKDQCDVQGGLSFMLDSPTPMGIPQRALLTLPHGLVVGRSSIPGAGLGVLNQGPAVAPGMHFGPCEGEVTTRERAVASDYSWEVWNSKSESEYIDAARDTHSNWMRYVNCARNEEEGNLIALQYRGIVFFHCCRSIPPGDEFLFWPGGRFIERFRDPSDQIWLRKCTPSEFRTDLSSQVFLCCQCQLTFTTKSYLQKHTEKSHSLDLSPASELSELDNHLSNGNVKPDPMSSSSVGELAYRCPQCPKSFKQKGHVQRHMRNVHSKVKPYCCIHCRRCFAQLSCLARHQIRVHGKKKKQGIEEFMSEEVRGKSQPSPDRTQETESSTSDAPPTGTSVLFPCPHCPFSSTVESSLCQHMKSHDQREKVIKMQAFVEVREESTHKPESPELPSDALHTEPQTDEPAQRGEEANSCSQCGKSFKQKGHFQRHMRAVHSNVRPYCCPQCRKCFAQGYDLARHQLRVHGTKKKRRVVEVRGENLPRPASDSAWEPEPTFNDSPTETQTGRAPSQRLRNLRVKSTRTSKAKTKTNAPKQISTKKRSHSDPDSDLDMEKEIEGEAVGEEAQYSCTECQGTYDNPESLRSHQCIQVVVGPPPYSCSTCGVTFKRYTTLKKHKLNKHPKENMRYCCTRCGRFFSQAAGLQRHLEAEVCKDIQLSSEAVPCSYCQFSFTEERYLRKHVKRHHPEEYVSQASGLGSGLIPPEQKAVEGGEVHLCFQCGKSYKYVKCFKSHRCFQSVTAKRYLCNDCGKGFSCFYSLKQHQRIHTGEKPYRCSYCEKCFSHSGQLNVHVRIHTGEKPFLCTECGETFRQSGDLKRHERKHTGVKPCTCPECGKSFSRPQSLKAHQLLHNGEKLYKCDQCVKRFSRNYHLTRHHEKMHS, from the exons ATGGAGTCTACAGTGATGTCTGAAGAAGTGATCGTCGTGGAGTGGGCAGATCCTGGTGTGTCAGAGGAGGGATGCCAAGTCCAAATCATTACAGACAACCCCTCTGCAG TGTTCTCTGACAGCCTGGTCCAGAATATATTGGTGAACACTGTGGTACAAGGCCAAGAGGAGGGTCATCAACTACTAGATGACAACGGTAATGACCTCT ATTGTGAGGAGTGTCATACCTCCAACAAAGACCAGTGTGATGTCCAAGGTGGTCTGTCCTTCATGCTGGACTCTCCCACTCCAATGGGTATACCCCAGAGGGCCCTCCTCACCCTACCCCATGGGCTGGTGGTAGGCAGGTCCAGTATCCCAGGGGCAGGCCTGGGGGTCCTAAACCAAGGGCCAGCTGTGGCCCCAGGAATGCACTTTGGCCCCTGTGAGGGGGAGGTGACTACCAGGGAAAGAGCAGTAGCAAGTGACTATTCCTGGGAG GTCTGGAACAGTAAGAGTGAATCTGAGTACATTGACGCTGCACGAGACACTCATTCCAACTGGATGAG gtatgTTAACTGTGCTCGTAATGAAGAGGAGGGTAATCTCATAGCACTCCAGTACAGGGGGATTGTTTTCTTCCACTGCTGCCGCTCCATCCCCCCAGGAGATGAGTTCCTGTTTTGGCCTGGGGGCAGATTCATCGAAAGGTTTAGGGACCCCTCTGACCAAATCTGGCTCCGAAAGTGCACCCCTTCAG agTTTAGGACAGATTTGTCGTCTCAGGTTTTCCTCTGCTGTCAGTGCCAGCTTACTTTCACCACCAAGTCCTACCTTCAAAAACATACAGAGAAATCACACTCTCTGGACCTATCACCTGCGTCTGAACTGAGTGAGCTTGACAATCACCTTTCTAACGGCAATGTAAAGCCAGACCCGATGTCGTCGTCCTCTGTAGGGGAGTTGGCCTACCGGTGCCCTCAGTGTCCTAAGAGCTTTAAGCAGAAGGGCCACGTCCAGAGACACATGCGAAATGTCCACTCCAAGGTGAAACCGTACTGCTGCATCCATTGTAGGAGGTGTTTCGCTCAGCTGTCTTGTCTGGCCAGGCACCAGATACGAGTTCATggaaagaagaagaagcaggGAATAGAAGAGTTTATGTCTGAAGAGGTCAGAGGGAAGAGTCAGCCATCCCCTGACAGGACCCAGGAAACAGAGTCCTCCACCTCTGATGCTCCACCTACAGGGACCTCTGTCTTATTCCCGTGTCCTCATTGCCCATTCTCTTCTACTGTGGAGAGCAGCCTTTGTCAGCACATGAAGAGCCATGACCAAAGGGAAAAGGTCATCAAAATGCAGGCTTTTGtagaggtcagagaggagagCACCCATAAACCTGAATCCCCAGAACTCCCCTCTGATGCTCTACATACAGAGCCCCAGACAGATGAGCCGGCACAAAGAGGTGAGGAGGCCAACAGCTGctctcagtgtgggaagagctttaaACAGAAGGGTCACTTCCAAAGACACATGCGAGCTGTCCACTCCAACGTCAGACCCTACTGCTGCCCCCAGTGCAGGAAGTGTTTTGCTCAGGGGTATGACCTGGCGAGGCACCAGCTACGAGTTCATGGAACGAAGAAGAAGCGTCGAGTAGTAGAGGTCAGAGGTGAGAATCTGCCCCGGCCGGCCTCTGACAGCGCCTGGGAACCGGAGCCCACCTTCAATGATTCACCAACAGAGACCCAGACTGGAAGAGCTCCCTCTCAGAGACTAAGGAACCTCAGAGTAAAGTCCACCAGGACCTCTAAAGCCAAAACTAAGACAAACGCACCAAAACAAATCAGTACCAAGAAGAGATCCCATTCAGATCCTGATTCAGATCTGGACATGGAGAAGGAgattgagggagaggctgttggaGAGGAGGCCCAGTACAGCTGCACTGAGTGTCAGGGAACCTACgacaacccagagtctctcagatcCCATCAGTGCATCCAGGTCGTGGTGGGGCCGCCGCCGTATTCTTGCTCTACATGTGGGGTTACCTTCAAACGGTACACCACCCTGAAGAAGCACAAGCTCAACAAGCACCCGAAGGAAAATATGCGTTATTGCTGCACCCGCTGTGGAAGGTTCTTCAGTCAGGCTGCCGGTCTACAGCGCCACCTGGAGGCAGAAGTATGTAAGGACATCCAGCTGAGCTCTGAAGCTGTCCCCTGCTCCTACTGCCAATTCTCCTTCACCGAGGAGAGGTACCTCCGGAAGCACGTTAAGAGACACCACCCTGAGGAGTATGTCTCTCAGGCCTCAGGCCTGGGCTCAGGCCTCATTCCGCCAGAGCAGAAGGCCGTAGAGGGGGGAGAGGTCCACCTCTGctttcagtgtgggaagagctacAAGTATGTTAAATGCTTCAAATCGCACAGGTGTTTCCAGTCAGTCACAGCCAAACGGTACTTGTGCAATGACTGTGGGAAAGGTTTTTCTTGTTTCTACAGCCTTAAGCAGCATCAGcggattcacacaggagagaagccatacCGCTGTTCTTATTGCGAGAAGTGTTTTAGCCACTCTGGACAGCTGAATGTGCACGTGAggatacacacaggggagaagcctttccTGTGTACAGAGTGTGGAGAGACCTTCCGTCAATCTGGGGATCTGAAGCGCCATGAGAGAAAACACACTGGGGTGAAACCATGTACCTGTCCTGAATGTGGGAAAAGCTTCAGTCGACCTCAGAGTCTGAAAGCTCACCAGCTGCTGCACAACGGAGAGAAACTGTACAAGTGTGATCAGTGTGTCAAAAGGTTTTCACGAAATTATCACCTGACGAGACACCATGAAAAGATGCACTCATAA
- the LOC112224506 gene encoding histone-lysine N-methyltransferase PRDM9 isoform X2, translating into MITKIISNYRFQEDQVVQSTVMSEEVIVVEWADPGVSEEGCQVQIITDNPSAVFSDSLVQNILVNTVVQGQEEGHQLLDDNDCEECHTSNKDQCDVQGGLSFMLDSPTPMGIPQRALLTLPHGLVVGRSSIPGAGLGVLNQGPAVAPGMHFGPCEGEVTTRERAVASDYSWEVWNSKSESEYIDAARDTHSNWMRYVNCARNEEEGNLIALQYRGIVFFHCCRSIPPGDEFLFWPGGRFIERFRDPSDQIWLRKCTPSEFRTDLSSQVFLCCQCQLTFTTKSYLQKHTEKSHSLDLSPASELSELDNHLSNGNVKPDPMSSSSVGELAYRCPQCPKSFKQKGHVQRHMRNVHSKVKPYCCIHCRRCFAQLSCLARHQIRVHGKKKKQGIEEFMSEEVRGKSQPSPDRTQETESSTSDAPPTGTSVLFPCPHCPFSSTVESSLCQHMKSHDQREKVIKMQAFVEVREESTHKPESPELPSDALHTEPQTDEPAQRGEEANSCSQCGKSFKQKGHFQRHMRAVHSNVRPYCCPQCRKCFAQGYDLARHQLRVHGTKKKRRVVEVRGENLPRPASDSAWEPEPTFNDSPTETQTGRAPSQRLRNLRVKSTRTSKAKTKTNAPKQISTKKRSHSDPDSDLDMEKEIEGEAVGEEAQYSCTECQGTYDNPESLRSHQCIQVVVGPPPYSCSTCGVTFKRYTTLKKHKLNKHPKENMRYCCTRCGRFFSQAAGLQRHLEAEVCKDIQLSSEAVPCSYCQFSFTEERYLRKHVKRHHPEEYVSQASGLGSGLIPPEQKAVEGGEVHLCFQCGKSYKYVKCFKSHRCFQSVTAKRYLCNDCGKGFSCFYSLKQHQRIHTGEKPYRCSYCEKCFSHSGQLNVHVRIHTGEKPFLCTECGETFRQSGDLKRHERKHTGVKPCTCPECGKSFSRPQSLKAHQLLHNGEKLYKCDQCVKRFSRNYHLTRHHEKMHS; encoded by the exons ATGATAACGAAGATTATTAGTAATTACAGGTTTCAAGAAGATCAGGTTGTCCAG TCTACAGTGATGTCTGAAGAAGTGATCGTCGTGGAGTGGGCAGATCCTGGTGTGTCAGAGGAGGGATGCCAAGTCCAAATCATTACAGACAACCCCTCTGCAG TGTTCTCTGACAGCCTGGTCCAGAATATATTGGTGAACACTGTGGTACAAGGCCAAGAGGAGGGTCATCAACTACTAGATGACAACG ATTGTGAGGAGTGTCATACCTCCAACAAAGACCAGTGTGATGTCCAAGGTGGTCTGTCCTTCATGCTGGACTCTCCCACTCCAATGGGTATACCCCAGAGGGCCCTCCTCACCCTACCCCATGGGCTGGTGGTAGGCAGGTCCAGTATCCCAGGGGCAGGCCTGGGGGTCCTAAACCAAGGGCCAGCTGTGGCCCCAGGAATGCACTTTGGCCCCTGTGAGGGGGAGGTGACTACCAGGGAAAGAGCAGTAGCAAGTGACTATTCCTGGGAG GTCTGGAACAGTAAGAGTGAATCTGAGTACATTGACGCTGCACGAGACACTCATTCCAACTGGATGAG gtatgTTAACTGTGCTCGTAATGAAGAGGAGGGTAATCTCATAGCACTCCAGTACAGGGGGATTGTTTTCTTCCACTGCTGCCGCTCCATCCCCCCAGGAGATGAGTTCCTGTTTTGGCCTGGGGGCAGATTCATCGAAAGGTTTAGGGACCCCTCTGACCAAATCTGGCTCCGAAAGTGCACCCCTTCAG agTTTAGGACAGATTTGTCGTCTCAGGTTTTCCTCTGCTGTCAGTGCCAGCTTACTTTCACCACCAAGTCCTACCTTCAAAAACATACAGAGAAATCACACTCTCTGGACCTATCACCTGCGTCTGAACTGAGTGAGCTTGACAATCACCTTTCTAACGGCAATGTAAAGCCAGACCCGATGTCGTCGTCCTCTGTAGGGGAGTTGGCCTACCGGTGCCCTCAGTGTCCTAAGAGCTTTAAGCAGAAGGGCCACGTCCAGAGACACATGCGAAATGTCCACTCCAAGGTGAAACCGTACTGCTGCATCCATTGTAGGAGGTGTTTCGCTCAGCTGTCTTGTCTGGCCAGGCACCAGATACGAGTTCATggaaagaagaagaagcaggGAATAGAAGAGTTTATGTCTGAAGAGGTCAGAGGGAAGAGTCAGCCATCCCCTGACAGGACCCAGGAAACAGAGTCCTCCACCTCTGATGCTCCACCTACAGGGACCTCTGTCTTATTCCCGTGTCCTCATTGCCCATTCTCTTCTACTGTGGAGAGCAGCCTTTGTCAGCACATGAAGAGCCATGACCAAAGGGAAAAGGTCATCAAAATGCAGGCTTTTGtagaggtcagagaggagagCACCCATAAACCTGAATCCCCAGAACTCCCCTCTGATGCTCTACATACAGAGCCCCAGACAGATGAGCCGGCACAAAGAGGTGAGGAGGCCAACAGCTGctctcagtgtgggaagagctttaaACAGAAGGGTCACTTCCAAAGACACATGCGAGCTGTCCACTCCAACGTCAGACCCTACTGCTGCCCCCAGTGCAGGAAGTGTTTTGCTCAGGGGTATGACCTGGCGAGGCACCAGCTACGAGTTCATGGAACGAAGAAGAAGCGTCGAGTAGTAGAGGTCAGAGGTGAGAATCTGCCCCGGCCGGCCTCTGACAGCGCCTGGGAACCGGAGCCCACCTTCAATGATTCACCAACAGAGACCCAGACTGGAAGAGCTCCCTCTCAGAGACTAAGGAACCTCAGAGTAAAGTCCACCAGGACCTCTAAAGCCAAAACTAAGACAAACGCACCAAAACAAATCAGTACCAAGAAGAGATCCCATTCAGATCCTGATTCAGATCTGGACATGGAGAAGGAgattgagggagaggctgttggaGAGGAGGCCCAGTACAGCTGCACTGAGTGTCAGGGAACCTACgacaacccagagtctctcagatcCCATCAGTGCATCCAGGTCGTGGTGGGGCCGCCGCCGTATTCTTGCTCTACATGTGGGGTTACCTTCAAACGGTACACCACCCTGAAGAAGCACAAGCTCAACAAGCACCCGAAGGAAAATATGCGTTATTGCTGCACCCGCTGTGGAAGGTTCTTCAGTCAGGCTGCCGGTCTACAGCGCCACCTGGAGGCAGAAGTATGTAAGGACATCCAGCTGAGCTCTGAAGCTGTCCCCTGCTCCTACTGCCAATTCTCCTTCACCGAGGAGAGGTACCTCCGGAAGCACGTTAAGAGACACCACCCTGAGGAGTATGTCTCTCAGGCCTCAGGCCTGGGCTCAGGCCTCATTCCGCCAGAGCAGAAGGCCGTAGAGGGGGGAGAGGTCCACCTCTGctttcagtgtgggaagagctacAAGTATGTTAAATGCTTCAAATCGCACAGGTGTTTCCAGTCAGTCACAGCCAAACGGTACTTGTGCAATGACTGTGGGAAAGGTTTTTCTTGTTTCTACAGCCTTAAGCAGCATCAGcggattcacacaggagagaagccatacCGCTGTTCTTATTGCGAGAAGTGTTTTAGCCACTCTGGACAGCTGAATGTGCACGTGAggatacacacaggggagaagcctttccTGTGTACAGAGTGTGGAGAGACCTTCCGTCAATCTGGGGATCTGAAGCGCCATGAGAGAAAACACACTGGGGTGAAACCATGTACCTGTCCTGAATGTGGGAAAAGCTTCAGTCGACCTCAGAGTCTGAAAGCTCACCAGCTGCTGCACAACGGAGAGAAACTGTACAAGTGTGATCAGTGTGTCAAAAGGTTTTCACGAAATTATCACCTGACGAGACACCATGAAAAGATGCACTCATAA